A window from Nycticebus coucang isolate mNycCou1 chromosome X, mNycCou1.pri, whole genome shotgun sequence encodes these proteins:
- the TCEAL8 gene encoding transcription elongation factor A protein-like 8, with product MQTSCEENEGKTQNIPKVEDDRPSEDVPQEAEGNPQPPEEGLSQEAEGNPRGGPIQAGQGFKEDTPVRHLDPEEIIRGVDELERLREEIRRVRNKFVMMHWKQRHSRSRPYPVCFRP from the coding sequence ATGCAAACATCTtgtgaagaaaatgaaggaaaaacacagAATATACCAAAGGTGGAGGATGACCGTCCTTCGGAAGATGTGCCACAGGAGGCAGAAGGAAATCCTCAACCTCCTGAAGAAGGTTTAAGCCAGGAAGCAGAAGGAAATCCCAGAGGAGGGCCTATTCAGGCTGGCCAGGGATTTAAAGAGGACACTCCGGTTAGACATTTGGACCCTGAAGAAATAATAAGAGGAGTAGATGAGCTGGAAAGGCTTAGGGAAGAGATAAGAAGAGTAAGAAACAAGTTTGTGATGATGCATTGGAAGCAAAGACACTCTCGCAGCCGTCCTTACCCTGTGTGCTTTAGGCCTTGA
- the LOC128577156 gene encoding transcription factor Spi-C-like, producing MASFEQDRLSQAFQDAFEIQRQHSTGDLQYHPDYKNYLAFINHYPHVRGTSHCRGMLPAEDPVCNQRTVINSAADYCCEGNFHESVQNIAENQLVQPALLRHRGAKGKKLQLFTYTLVRYLHKSLCNPEMASCIQWVDKTKGIFQFVSKNKEKLAELWGERKGNQKTMTYQKMARALRNYGRTGEIIKIRRKLTYQFCETVLQRFSPSYFLEKEIFCSLYLPPDQE from the exons ATGGCTTCTTTTGAACAAGACAGGCTAAGTCAAGCATTTCAAGATGCTTTTGAGATACAGAGGCAACATTCAACCGGTGATCTTCAGTATCACCCAGATTACAAAAATTACCTGGCTTTCATCAACCATTATCCTCATGTCAGAGGAACTTCCCACTGCCGCGGAATGTTGCCTGCAGAGGACCCTGTCTGTAATCAGAGAACGGTGATAAACAGTGCCGCAGACTACTGTTGTGAAGGCAATTTTCATGAATCTGTACAGAACATAGCTGAAAACCAGCTGGTACAACCTGCTCTTCTCCGGCACAGAGGGGCAAAAGGCAAGAAGctccaact tttcacatatactcttgtaagatacCTTCACAAATCCCTGTGTAATCCTGAGATGGCATCTTGTATTCAGTGGGTAGATAAAACCAAAGGCATCTTTCAGTTtgtatcaaaaaacaaagaaaaacttgcCGAACtttggggagaaagaaaaggcaacCAGAAGACCATGACTTACCAGAAAATGGCCAGGGCACTTAGGAATTATGGAAGAACTGGGGAAATCATTAAAATCCGAAGGAAGCTAACCTACCAGTTCTGTGAGACTGTTCTCCAAAGATTCTCTCCATCTTATTTCTTGGAGAAAGAGATCTTCTGCTCACTGTATCTTCCACCTGATCAAGAATAG
- the TCEAL5 gene encoding transcription elongation factor A protein-like 5 — protein MEKFYKENEGKPENEGNLENEIKPEDEGSTDDEGNGDNKKLEVNKKPEYEGKLEDEGKPDNEGQQDEGKQAKQGKSEGEGKPQGEGKTESQAKPESQARAAEKRPAEDYVPRKAKRKTDRGRTDDSPKDSQEDLRERHLSSEEMMREYGDVSRCQEELKKKQKMGGFHWMQRDVQDSFSPRGQRGVRGVRGGGRGQKDLEDAPYV, from the coding sequence ATGGAaaagttttacaaagaaaatgaaggaaagccAGAAAATGAAGGGAACCTAGAAAATGAGATAAAACCAGAAGATGAAGGAAGTACAGATGATGAAGGAAATGGAGACAATAAAAAGCTGGAAGTAAACAAGAAGCCAGAATATGAGGGAAAGCTAGAGGATGAGGGAAAGCCAGATAATGAGGGACAACAAGATGAAGGAAAGCAGGCAAAGCAGGGAAAGTCCGAAGGTGAGGGCAAACCACAAGGTGAGGGCAAGACAGAATCCCAGGCAAAGCCAGAGAGCCAGGCACGGGCTGCTGAAAAGCGTCCAGCTGAGGATTATGTGCCCcggaaagcaaaaagaaaaacggACAGGGGGAGGACTGACGACTCTCCCAAGGACTCTCAGGAGGACTTACGGGAAAGGCATTTGAGCAGTGAGGAGATGATGAGAGAATATGGAGATGTGTCAAGGTGCCAGGAGGAgctaaagaaaaagcagaaaatgggTGGTTTTCATTGGATGCAGAGAGATGTACAGGATTCATTCTCCCCAAGAGGCCAACGGGGTGTCAGGGGGGTCAGAGGGGGAGGTAGGGGCCAGAAGGACTTAGAAGATGCTCcatatgtttaa